In the genome of Mucilaginibacter defluvii, one region contains:
- a CDS encoding D-sedoheptulose 7-phosphate isomerase codes for MVIEELLEHQQTLQKVIDTLQNDINAACETVLSVLKDGKKVILAGNGGSAGDAQHIAAELTGRYVKERISLPGIALTVDTSALTAIGNDYGYDRVFARQLEGLGQPGDIFIGISTSGNSESILQAFAIARQKGLRTLGLSGRDGGKMNGACDLNIIVPSEVTARIQEMHILIGHIICKAIDNAF; via the coding sequence ATGGTGATTGAAGAACTATTAGAGCATCAGCAAACCTTGCAAAAGGTTATAGATACGTTACAAAATGATATTAACGCGGCCTGCGAAACCGTACTTTCTGTTTTAAAAGATGGCAAAAAAGTAATACTTGCCGGCAACGGCGGCAGCGCCGGGGATGCCCAGCACATCGCGGCGGAATTAACCGGCCGTTATGTAAAGGAGCGCATTTCGCTACCCGGCATAGCTTTAACAGTTGATACATCGGCACTTACGGCCATCGGTAACGATTATGGGTACGACCGTGTTTTTGCCCGCCAGTTGGAAGGCCTCGGTCAGCCCGGAGATATTTTTATTGGTATATCAACCAGCGGTAACAGCGAAAGCATTTTGCAGGCCTTCGCTATAGCCAGGCAAAAAGGACTGAGAACATTGGGACTCTCCGGTCGCGATGGTGGTAAAATGAATGGTGCGTGTGATTTGAATATCATCGTGCCATCAGAAGTTACCGCCCGTATTCAGGAAATGCATATATTGATAGGCCACATTATTTGCAAGGCCATTGACAACGCTTTTTAA
- the rfaE1 gene encoding D-glycero-beta-D-manno-heptose-7-phosphate kinase translates to MLIDKITQLQQTGSKPNILVVGDLMVDHYITGGATRLSPEAPVPIVNLKNESTTLGGAGNVVQNLISLGAGVMVCGIIGNDIYGEQLTQILEADGVQTDALVIDPDRTTTVKTRVLAGSHQLLRIDREVTNHLTGDLENQVITKLEPLIAEADIVILSDYSKGLFSPELTQRIIALANAAGKKVIIDPKGLDYTKYRGAYMIKPNRKELGEAARAARVNTLDEVKLAAKTIFTQTEAEYLVVTLSEEGMVILSELTHKLLPVKATSVFDVTGAGDTVLAAIAYFMASGFDIEEACELGNHAAAIVIKEIGSATTTVEQIKEHIATRQ, encoded by the coding sequence ATGCTAATCGATAAAATAACACAACTGCAGCAAACAGGCAGTAAACCCAATATACTGGTAGTAGGCGACCTGATGGTTGACCATTATATAACCGGCGGCGCTACCCGCCTCTCGCCGGAGGCGCCGGTGCCTATCGTAAACTTAAAAAACGAGAGCACCACATTGGGCGGGGCGGGCAACGTGGTACAAAACCTGATTTCGCTGGGCGCTGGTGTTATGGTTTGCGGTATTATCGGCAATGATATTTATGGGGAGCAACTCACCCAAATACTTGAGGCTGATGGTGTACAAACAGACGCGCTGGTTATAGATCCGGATCGCACAACAACGGTGAAAACCCGCGTTTTGGCCGGGAGCCACCAGTTACTGCGTATTGACAGGGAAGTTACCAATCATCTAACCGGCGATTTGGAAAATCAGGTCATTACCAAGCTTGAGCCACTTATTGCCGAAGCGGATATAGTAATACTGAGCGATTACAGCAAAGGTTTGTTTTCGCCTGAATTAACGCAACGTATAATAGCGCTGGCCAATGCGGCAGGTAAAAAGGTAATTATTGATCCGAAAGGATTGGATTATACCAAATACCGCGGCGCATACATGATAAAACCAAACCGTAAGGAGCTTGGCGAGGCCGCGCGTGCTGCTCGTGTAAACACGCTCGATGAGGTTAAGCTGGCTGCCAAAACCATATTTACGCAAACAGAAGCCGAATACCTGGTAGTTACTTTATCCGAAGAAGGTATGGTGATATTAAGCGAATTAACCCATAAATTGCTGCCGGTAAAGGCAACGTCGGTATTTGACGTTACCGGCGCGGGCGACACCGTATTGGCTGCCATCGCCTATTTTATGGCATCCGGATTTGATATTGAAGAGGCTTGTGAACTGGGTAACCATGCCGCGGCCATCGTTATAAAAGAAATTGGAAGTGCAACCACTACAGTTGAACAGATTAAGGAACACATTGCTACACGCCAATAA